TGCTTGCGCAGCACACCGTCTTGATGTGCGCCCAGTCGCGCGATCGCTGCACGCGACTGCTGGTTATGCCAATGGGTGCGAAATTCGACGGCCAGGCAGTCCAGCTCGTCGAATGCGCGCGTCAGCAGCAGCAGTTTGGCCTCGGCGTTGATCCCGGTGCCCTGGACAGACCGACCGATCCACGTCGACCCAATCTCCAACCGGCGGTTCGCCGGCGCGAGATTCAGGTACGAGGTCATGCCGACTGCACGATCGCGATCGGCGTCGATGATCGCCCAGGGCGCGAGGGTTCCAGCAGCCTGCGCCTCCCTCCTGCGCTCGATCTCGGCGAGCATTTCCTCGGGCGACGGGATGCTCGTGTACCAGGTGCGCCACAGCTCACCTGGGCCCACCGAATCGGCGAGATCGTCTCGGTGCTGCGGGCCGAGCGGCTCGAGGCGGACGCGACTACCGGCAAGAGTGGGGGTCTCGTGGCTGTTCATGTGCTCACAGTAACGGGGGAAGAGCACACCGGCGACACGATCGAACACACTTTCGAATCTCAGCTTTGGCCCATAGGATG
This genomic stretch from Leucobacter sp. CX169 harbors:
- a CDS encoding GNAT family N-acetyltransferase, which translates into the protein MNSHETPTLAGSRVRLEPLGPQHRDDLADSVGPGELWRTWYTSIPSPEEMLAEIERRREAQAAGTLAPWAIIDADRDRAVGMTSYLNLAPANRRLEIGSTWIGRSVQGTGINAEAKLLLLTRAFDELDCLAVEFRTHWHNQQSRAAIARLGAHQDGVLRKHMILGNGTVRDTVVFSITDDEWPVVRLGLEARLP